The sequence TCGAGCAGCAGGCCACGGATGGCCGACTGCATCAGCTTCTTGTCTTCGACCGGGTCGACATAGGCCGCGCGCACGGCGTTGTAGACGGCCACATAGCGGCGGATCTCTTCCAGCGGTACCCGCGAGGTAACGGCTTCTTCAGTGGAGGCGGCATCGCCGCCACGTTCCGGAACCTGGGCGGTCTGCTGCGCCCATGACAGCGCCGGCACCAGGGCCAGCAGCAGGGTGGCGGAACGGGCTACGCGCATGAAGCACTCCAGGGTAAGCGGGGGAAAGGCACGCCCGATTATGCGCGAACGCACGGTAAATTCCCGTTGAACAACAGCCCAGAACGGCGGCGCTCCGCCCGCTGGTAGAGCCACGCCCTGCGTGGCTGAGCGAAGACCTACCGCCGCTGCAACCACGAAGACGGATCCACCGGCTGCCCGTTACGACGCAGTTCAAAATACAACGCCGTTACCCCCTGCCCGCCCGAGTTCCCCACCTTGGCCACCGGGTCGCCCTTCTTCACCGTACCGCCGGCATCGCGCAGGAGGGTGTCGTTGTGCGCGTAAAGGCTCATGTAGCCATTGCCATGGTCCACGATCAGGATCATGCCGTAGCCGGTCATCCAGTCGGAGAACACCACGGTGCCATCGGCCACCGCGGTCACCGTGCTGCCGGCGGCGGCGCCGATCAGCACGCCGCTGCTGGTCCGCCCGTCAGGCAGCTTGCCGCCGTAGCGGGCCAGCAGGTTGCCCGACAGCGGCCAGCCCAGGCCACCGACCTTGGGCGCGGGTGCGGACGCAACCGCCGGCGGGGTCTTGCCCGGGCGCGGCGGCGGACGCGTGCCGCTGGCGGCGGCAGCGCGTTCGGCCTTTTCGGCTGCGGCCTTTTCTGCGGCGGCGCGGCGTGCGGCGGCTTTGCGTTCGGCCTCGGCGCGGGCGGCGGCCGCGCGCAGGTTGGCCAACAGCGTTTCCAGCGCCTTTGCATCCTGGCCGAGCGCCTTCTCGCGCTCGCTGCGATCCTTGAAGCGCTCGTCCAGGCTGGCCACGGTGGCCGCGCGGGTCTTGCGGTCGTCGGCCAGGGTGGCGGCCTGCTGCTTCTGCTGCTTGCGGGTGCCTTCCAGCGCCTGCTGCCGCTCCACGATCTGCGCTTCCACCGTTTCCAGTTCGGTCAGGTCGGTGGTGAGCGCGCCGATCCGACGCGCGCGTTCGCGCTGCAGGTAGCGGTGGTAGGCCAGGGTGCGG is a genomic window of Stenotrophomonas bentonitica containing:
- a CDS encoding murein hydrolase activator EnvC family protein, with amino-acid sequence MRHNVFSSRRHNNSSTGQGRGPLWTLALSAALVLATLGAGPVAAQNPKETERKLQKLRTELKGVAQERKTLEGQRGQASRQLREADEKVARTSRGLAETETALQRETRALQELQQRRSELQAGLQAQRQELASLLRAAYRIGNNAPLKLLLSQDKVADANRTLAYHRYLQRERARRIGALTTDLTELETVEAQIVERQQALEGTRKQQKQQAATLADDRKTRAATVASLDERFKDRSEREKALGQDAKALETLLANLRAAAARAEAERKAAARRAAAEKAAAEKAERAAAASGTRPPPRPGKTPPAVASAPAPKVGGLGWPLSGNLLARYGGKLPDGRTSSGVLIGAAAGSTVTAVADGTVVFSDWMTGYGMILIVDHGNGYMSLYAHNDTLLRDAGGTVKKGDPVAKVGNSGGQGVTALYFELRRNGQPVDPSSWLQRR